The Vitis vinifera cultivar Pinot Noir 40024 chromosome 18, ASM3070453v1 region ttaggatctggttctgccttaaaccttgagacaagaggtagaggtaataacagaaattcaaatcaaggtagatcaaattccagaaattctaatcggaacagaagcaaatctagatcaggccaacaagtacaatgctggaattgtgggaaaacaggtcactttaaaaggcaatgcaaaagccctaagaagaagaatgaagatgattctgctaatgctgtaacagaagaggtacaggatgcattacttcttgcagtagacagtccacttgatgattgggttttggattcaggagcttcgtttcataccactccacaccgagaaatcatacagaattatgttgcaggtgattttggtaaggtatatttggctgatggttcagccttggatgttgtgggtctgggagatgtccggatatcgttgcccaatgggtctgtttggttactggagaaggttcgacatattcctgacctgaggaggaatctgatttctgttggacaacttgatgatgaaggacatgcaatactatttgttggtggtacttggaaggttacaaagggagttagggtattggctcgtggaaagaagaccggcactctgtatatgacctcatgtccaagagacacaattgcagttgctgatgcaagtactgatacaagcctatggcaccgcagacttggtcacatgagtgagaaagggatgaagatgttgctgtcaaaaggaaaactaccagaattgaagtccattgattttgacatgtgtgaaagttgcatcttaggaaagcaaaaaaaggtgagcttcttgaaaactggcaggacaccgaaggttgaaaaattggaactagtacacaccgatttgtgggggccttctccggttgcatccctaggaggttcaaggtactacatcacctttattgatgactcaagtagaaaggtatgggtttattttctgaaaaataaatctgatgtatttgtaacttttaagaagtggaaggccatggttgagacagaaacaggtttgaaagtaaaatgtttgaggtcagataatagaggagagtacatagatggaggattcagtgagtattgtgctgcacagggaattaggatggagaagaccattcctgggacaccacagcagaatggtgtggctgagcgcatgaacagaactctcaatgagcgtgctagaagtatgaggttgcatgctggactaccaaaaactttttgggctgatgctgttagcactgctgcttacctgataaaccgaggaccatcagttcccatggagttcagacttcctgaggaggtttggagcggtaaagaggtgaagttttcacatttaaaagttttttgttgtgtttcttatgttcatattgattctgatgctcgtagtaaacttgatgcaaagtcaaaaatatgttttttcatcggctatggtgatgagaaatttggctataggttttgggatgaacaaaacaggaaaattatcaaaagtagaaatgtgatatttaatgaacaggttatgtacaaggacaggtTAACTGTAacgtcagatgttacagagatagatcaaaagaaatctgagtttgtcaacttagatgaattgactgaaagtactgtccaaaaagggggtgaagaagataaggagaatgtaaattcaaagGTAGATTTGAGGACACCTGTAgttgaagttcgcagatcttccaggaacattagacctccacagcgttattcacctgttttaaattatctcctgttgactgatggtggtgagccagagtgttataatgaagccttgcaagatgagaattcaagcaagtgggagttagccatgaaggatgagatggattccctgctggggaatcagacatgggaactgactgaattgccaataggaaagaaggctttgcacaacaagtgggtatacagaataaagaatgagcatgatggtagcaaacgttacaaggccagattagtggttaaagggttccaacagaaggagggcattgactacacagagatattttctccagttgtgaagatgtcaacaattagacttgtacttggaatggtggctgtagaaaacttacatcttgagcagttagatgtgaagacagcattccttcatggtgacttggaggaagacctttacatgattcagccagaagggttcattcttcagggacaagagaatctagtctgcaaactgagaaagagcttgtatggccttaaacaagctcctagacagtggtacaagaagtttgacaattttatgcatagaattgggttcaagagatgtgaagctgatcattgttgctatgttaagtcctttgacaattcttacatcatattactgttgtatgtggatgatatgcttattgcagggtctgacattgagaagattaataatctgaagaagcaattgtctaaacagtttgcaatgaaggatttgggagttgtaaagcaaatccttggtatgagaatcattagagacaaggctaatggtatATTGAaactttcacagtcagagtatgtgaagaaagttctcagcaggttcaacatgaatgaagctaaaccagtgagtacacccttgggtagtcatttcaaactaagcaaagaacagtcaccgaagacagaagaagaaagggaccatatgagcaaggtgccctatgcctcagctattgacagcttgatgtatgttatagtgtgtacaaggccagacattgcacatgcagtgggagttgtgagcagattcatgagtaggcctggaaagcagcattgggaggcagtcaagtggattttaagatatctgaagggttcattagatacatgtctttgcttcacaggtgcaagtttgaaattgcagggttatgtagatgctgattttgctggtgatattgatagtagaaagagtactactgggtttgtttttactctaggtggtacagctatatcatggacttcaaatctacagaagattgttactttatctactacagaagctgagtatgttgcagcaactgaagctggaaatgagatgatttggctacatggtttcttagatgaattgggtaagaagcaggagatgggcattctacacagtaacagtcagagtgcaatttttcttgccaaaaattcggcttttcattcaaagtcgaaacatatacaaacaaaataccactttatccgttatcttgttgaggataaactggtaatacttgagaagatttgtggatcaagaaccctgcagacatgttgactaagggtgtcactattgagaagttgaagctgtgcgcagcttcaattggtcttctagcttgaggacaggaggatgagttgtagggatgagggatcgtttcttggaggatagcggtttgatgttggtgattggactagtctccaagtgggagatttgttgggctttgtggagcctagttttgtttgatccggtttgacgacccgacccaaataatattgcatggcctttttaatgggagatttattgaggcatgttgggcccgtttagcccattgtggaaccaccttttgtaattagggttttttagtatggtagggttgccgtgctatatatatatagagaatattgtagccgccaagttgtactctgtattcttccctgataatagtgatatccctgcaactccgtggacgtaggcaaattgccgaaccacgtaaatactgtcttgtgtgtgtgattgttttttctttggcgtgtgttttctctattatttttgtttctcacgggttgggaattcggtttaattccctacagttttgacataaaatatttttggacatatatcaaggatttttttttttttttggtgaatggCCAGGTTTCTAGATTGTGAAAGGTTTTCctcaaaagtatttttcatcAAACGATCAATGAAACCTTTTTTAGCTTCTTGCTTGCCTTGTCCACTATTAGGTAAAACCGTttgtttgattatgttttttatttttattttttatgaatttgtttattttttaagatattgcAAGTGTGTTTGGTCAAGCTTGTttggttgtcgatgacatgtgGTTTCTGAAAacgaagaaatgaaaaataaggagggttgggttagggttttggagtttctaaatgaaataacTCTTTTACCTTCACTTATTATAAAATGACCATTTTGTCATAAACATACGAAAAACACATGTCATTCCGTCAAAAAAGGCAACGTTGTGACTCAAAAAATACACATTGTATGTAATTATAAAGCTTGAAAAGTATATTACTTGATTTTGAACTTGAGTGGGCAATGTGCAAAATAAGGTATGAGTTGGGGGTAAAGTGTAATGAactattaaataagttaaatcttgcaaaaaataataataataaaaaggaattgTAATCTAAATAACTAtaaattagttgtaattaaattaataaatgcaaaattacaaaaaaatattataacatactttcccttttatatatatatatatatatatatatatatatatatatatatatatatatatatatatatatatacacatgacTATTTAAGTaacattaaaagtaaaacaaatagagattttataaatctatttaatatcaatatttatctatttatccatttttttaattccatttaatattttttggtaTAAACTTTcgttttggtttttaatttttttaaatcttaattaagtaaaagaaattttcatttttatttttttgtttcatattgattactttaatttatttattttaaaaattatgaaaaaaagttacagaattttattttaattttttgtattaaattgattactttattttttttcccatattttttattgttccaTATATATCATTGTCtttataaagaattttaaataatttatttattagttattcTTATCTTTccatatttctttatatatttcatttccttaTTTCTATAACATATATTAttccttttttatataaaaaaaattaaataatttatttactacATATTCCTATTAtattatgactttttttttcattatttcttcTATATTCTTTACCAAAccttgttttttcatatttctttatttttttattatacatttTCACTAccttttatcaaaaataaaaataaatttattaaaattttctattatgttccatgagttttttttatatatattatttctttattatttaatatatattttcacttcatagaaaaaaataaatactttatctactaaataattcttaatattttccatacatttcctccattttccatactttttattctttaatatatatatattgggtttttttcaaaaagttttaaataatttatttatttacttattcttctattttcatatttctttaaacCTTTTTGCTtctatatttattattcattttttattaaataaataaataaataatttatttactagaattttattgaaaagatcCTATGAAACCTCATTTATAtcagaattttttatttgagcagcaaaaaaaattctaaaagtgggagtaaatcacttttattttgttAACACTACGTTGGATTTGATACCCgtcttgttttctatttttaaaattaaatcataataaCTTGCATATAAAATACAAGAATTTTCATAGAtatagttaaaaatataatggttttaaaaattgtttaaattttattttatttttgatacaGAAATTTGGTtggatcaaatatatatatatatatttgattaaaagcaaatgaaaacaaaaataaaaagaggagaatttcaattttaatatattgattaaacccatgaaaaaataaaacaaaaattagagttGAAAATTAGAgtgataatttatatgcttgtgttttatttttataaaattaatttttttttcttatgttgcATTTataaagagttttttttattgtttaataaaGGATcataaatgtaatttttaatgaGTAGTTAggttatattaaataaaaggtTTAAATACACTTTAACCCAACAACCCACATGATATTTTACATTTTGTGCCTTCACATTCAAAATCCAACAACTTTTCTTCAAACCTTTTAAGCACCAACATTACACCTTTTTTGTCGGATAACATTACattcattaaaagtaaatatCACATGGATAACATTACATTCATTAAACGTAAATATCACATAAGTGGGGGTAAAATTGTCATTTGAAATAACATGTGGTGTGTGGAGCAATTGAAACTTGAAAGAGTACATAGGAATCGAATTATCATTATCCGTTAAGTTAGCATAGAAAGTAATgttgaaaggaaaatgaaatagagATTGATGTAAACCCATCATCTTATGCAACGGAATGATCTTCTTTTAAGTTCTTTACATCATGGGAACAACCAAGAACctcagaaaagaaaaataaaaaaattatgccttttattggaaaattattctcaaataaaTAGAATTAAGCTCCGAAGAAAAATTAACTGCCTTTGTAGTCAATTTCAATCCATcatgtgaaaaaaaaacctaaaaaggaaaaaaatataaaaattgagaattataagattttagtaaaaaaaaactaccattGCAATTCATATCTTTAATCGAAATCTTAATCCTGTTATGTTTGCATTAGCTTTGTGGGTGTTTAGGATTTTAAATGTGATGGAGTAATATgtaaaatatattaaacattcaacaaaatatattttactccttgtatttaaaaattaaaaaattaattatatatttttagatatatttttattttattacattttaatattttatctcaaatttccctaaaaacataaaaattatcattctATCTTatgtctttaattttatttttttttaagttttaaactTTGAgactctttaatttttattaagtcattaagttaaatctaaaaaaattcttacaGTTTATATAGGATTTATtattatagataaataaaagACAAGAAATATATCAAGACCAAAACtaaggtgattttttttattcaattaaaagtaatttgttgatatcaattaatataattaaagtaaatttattattaataaattcagtTTAATTATATGAATGGATATGATAAGTTactttttagttaaaaaaaaacaaaaaccaaaatattttggattttttcccaaaaatGAACTCCACCTAAAAGTCCATTACCcatactttttattaaaaaaaaatattgttggagaaaatttgacaaaatttaaacaacactcttaaaaaattgaaaaattacatatgttggttttaaaaatgtttaatagTAAAAACAGTTTGGGATAAAATAGttgaattaaaaacatttcaaataaaaaatataccaaATATACTATTAATTTAATGAGTAATTATGACATCGGCATGATTTTTACCCTAAACTTTCCTCCACCACAGCCATCCTAACACACATtgattctctcttttttttttgttgggtgTTTGGTTCTACCACCTaaactatttattttctaaGCCAAGATGGATGGGTAAGTCGCATTATGAGCAATCTATTCGATGCCAAAGGGCCTTCTCAATGGCAAGCGCACATCACTTTTATCATGGATCTTCCTTTTAGTTCTTTACACAAGAAACTAGACAAATCCTTGTTAGGCTGCTTTCAAGTAGGCCAAGGCTGTAAGGTGGCCAAAGCTTTCCACCAAACCCAATGTGATTTGAATACAAAGAGTAACAATTTTCACCATATTTGCAACAAATTAGTCTAGCCTCATCAGAATGGTATGctaaattgaaatcaaattgcATTCAAAGTAACGTTTAGTACATACTTATAAGTTATAAATCATCTTTTGAAATTaggatttataatttttataaaataacttaataataatatatgacttttaattttgttttgctCGCTGAAAAGTCGGATTTGATTCCCACCTTCAGGTAATAGGTAGCTTTGGAGGTTGCTTTTTTTTGAAATGTTGTCACTGTGTGGGACAATAATTAATAGAAAGTAGATAGGCAGAAACGAGATAAGGGGATGAATTCAGTGGGTTCTAGGGATCGCCGCACACAACTCATGACAAAGGCTGACAAGCTAGATTCCATAGAGCGTTAACAGTCAAACGTGGGTGACAAAATGAGGGGGTGATGGGTCCGTCCTCTGACAATGGCAGCTCAGACTTGGAAGAGTTAAGAGTCATAGTCACCGCAGCTTTTGGCCTGTCTCTTTCCCACTataaatagaaaagagaaaaggaacCCAGAGTCATCCTCAGTCCCCACTGTAAATATTAAAAGTCCCCATCAAAACACAACTTTtccatattaaaatatatatacagtATTATTATGATgtaaatttcttgaattttgtCATCGGACTCGATCAAAGATTGGAAGTAGACATAATTTTTGAGGGTAATTGTCTGTTTGAATGTAGTTGATGCAATATTGAAAGACGATCTGCATGCAAGGGTGATGGACTTTTACCTTTTATTCACTGATAGGGCAGTGATACAGTACTGAAAGAGCTCTTGGTTTCAATTCTTGCCGTTCAATTTTGTTAGCTACCAGTCATGATCTACTTTTCACCAACCACATGGCCTCTTTGGCGCCCATCGATAGGAAAAAATACACTCGGAGTAGCCTACATTTTAGGGGGTTTTGTCCCCTGCGTGCCCAGCGTAAACCTCTTCCATAAGTCATCTTAAATCACACAATCAATCATATTTCATCTGCTTATATGGTTCAAGCTCTACCAAGAGCTGAAGAGCAGTGCCAATATGAACtggttttcttttaaaattttctgtaATCATTGCAGCATGATTCCATCATTTAGCACGAGGATCCTGCATTACAAATGCCAAAGTTATGATCCTGTATTTAACTATAGTTCTGGTCGTGGTGGTACTGAACAGTCAGCATTATCCTccaataaaatgaattaaaactgtttttaGAAAGGGATGGCGTTTGTCTCCACACCATTAAGGTCCTTCCCAGAATATTGAGTGGAAAGAGAAAAGTATATGGGTATCTTCACATCGAAACTTTTGCTGCCTTTTGAAGCCAGAACAGGGCCCTTAGCCCATTCAATGCAATATCAATTGATGTAAGCTCATATCGTGTGTTGGAAGTTGCTCATAGCCACATCAAGAAGCATCTCATGACTACTTAGCGAAGCATGATTATCCCtaaagtttgacaatttttgtTATGCGGTGAACAGTATTAGTTTACTCCGTCAAAGGAGATGGCTTAATGGTCAGGATTATAATTATTGGATGAGAGTGTATCAGTGAAATTAGCCCTACATTCCCCTGGAGTGGATAAAGGGAAGCATTTAATCTCCGAAAAAGGCCAAAAAGGTTATGGCCACTGATCAATGATCATTATGCCAATTCTATTGTGCTACAGTAGAGCTTGAAATTAAAGGtctaaaattacaaaatttccATACTTGTACATCTCATTTTTTGAGATATCAGCTTTGAATATATCTCTAGGCTTCACTAGTTTTACTGATCAGGAAAGTACCAATGAAGAGAGGGGGCTTGATCACCCCAGAAGAAATTGCAGGGCTCCTCTGCACTGAAGAAACTCTGCTCTTCCATTCTCCCAAACTGATGCTGAAACGCTTTACTTGGGAACCAGTTCATTGGTGAAGGTGATGACAAAGAAGCACAGTTCAATctaagagaagaagaagacgcTGGAGACATCATTAGCTGTGCGTTGAAATTGCTCTCATTCTTTAAAACTCCACTGGAATCACTATCAGATGACCCGTCTTTGAAGTCTCCCAATCCATGGATTCCTGATATATTTCCATTGTTCTTACCCTGCTCTGAAACATTATTCTCAGACTCCGAAACTAGAGCCTCCTCTTTAACAGATTGATTTAACTCCATGTTTCCGCCTTGGAGCTTTGCTTTCAGCTCTCTTAGCTGCAGTTCAAAGACAAAGACCATAAGAAAGAGCCAAAAGTTCCACACTCAAGTCAAATTTCAACAACCAACCATGTAGAAAACATCTAAAACTAGAATCCATTAATTTACCTCTGCGACTAAAGCTTCTTTCTCTTGTTCGAGACTCTCGTAGTCAAGCTTCAGAGCATCATAATTGGCTTTAAGAATACCGTAGTCTCTCTCCAATTGCTTCGTCTTCCAGCGTGCTCGGCGGTTTTGAAACCATATCGCTACTTGTCGTGGTTTTAGGCCCAGTTCTTCTGCTATTTTCACCTTTCGCTCTGGCTCAAGCTTGTTCTCAATCTCAAAACTTCTCTCCAAGGCCTTTACCTGATCAAAGCTCAATCGCTTTTTCTTCTCAGTGATCAGTCCAGTTTCCTCAGCACAGTCTTCTTCATCAAAACTATCTAACATAGCTTGGAATTCACTATCGTAGACAGGATAATTCTTTGAGTTCTTCCCCTCTAAATAACAACACGAGTGAGGATTAGATTTTTCTGCGGTACAAGTGACTTGAGAAATAAAGCAAGAACTCGGATGAAATGAAGTGTGGTGTTAATATCATAGAAGAAGTGTTATAGAAAACAGTATCAAGTAAATCTTGGTTTAACTCTTGTTTGGCTTCTGAGAAAAGggaggaaaagaagagaaaaaactaaattttttgaaTGGTAGAGTTTTTCATTACTGTCACACAGTTCCTTGACTCTGCCCATAAggctcttcattttcttttattgtgcTACCTTTTCTCAGCTGCCAAGGACCATTGAGTTGCAGCCTTCCGGAGCAAGAGAAAGGAACAAATGGACATGCATGAATCTctaaataaacaataaagaaaaagggcaaaaataaaaaataaaaacccctAGTGATTTGAATTTGTTGCTGAACCATTTCTGTTTACCTTTAGGCGAACACATGGAGACCAAAGGAGCCAAAGAAACAGAGCTACTGAAGCGCTTCATGACAGAATTACTATGTGGGAGAACCTGAACAGATCTTACTGTAATGGagactcttttcttttctcaagtCTCTCTACACTTTTCTTTGGCGAATAAGAGTTGAAAGCAGGCCTTTTCAGTTGAGAGAAGAACCAGAACCATTGATGATCATGACTTGAAgttgcaacaaaaaaaaaaaacaaatgctgTAAAATGACTGAGCCTGAGCCTTCTCTCAGCACCTATTCTCCCTGCGAATCCAGAAGAAGAAGTAGATGAAGGACAACAAGAAAAGGCAAGCCAACTCTTACGAGCCAACCAAGCACAGGAAGCTCTGAATCAAGCCCAACGCATCCAAGGGAGTGTGTCGAGACTGATTCACAAGAAGAACATTAGTAAATTTACTCAAGACATGCTTTTTATATATGCAAACTCGACTGGGTACCGACTCAACTTTGACGTAGCTGCAATGCTGGCCACGGGGCAGCCCACCATAAGGAAAAAGTTTGGACAAGTTTttacagatttttttttttttttttgcaattggTCCACCAAAAGATGCTCTCTCCAGAGAGTGAGGGAAATACTTAGGCCCTCATTCAACCTTCTCTGAATCGTCAAGGTTAAGTTCAATTCTTGGGATGATAAGAGATTCAATCTTCCAGGTTTTTCGgccattttttatgaaatataatcatttattttttttaagaa contains the following coding sequences:
- the LOC100255823 gene encoding homeobox-leucine zipper protein ATHB-6, which gives rise to MKRFSSSVSLAPLVSMCSPKEGKNSKNYPVYDSEFQAMLDSFDEEDCAEETGLITEKKKRLSFDQVKALERSFEIENKLEPERKVKIAEELGLKPRQVAIWFQNRRARWKTKQLERDYGILKANYDALKLDYESLEQEKEALVAELRELKAKLQGGNMELNQSVKEEALVSESENNVSEQGKNNGNISGIHGLGDFKDGSSDSDSSGVLKNESNFNAQLMMSPASSSSLRLNCASLSSPSPMNWFPSKAFQHQFGRMEEQSFFSAEEPCNFFWGDQAPSLHWYFPDQ